From Roseibium alexandrii DFL-11, the proteins below share one genomic window:
- the glpX gene encoding class II fructose-bisphosphatase gives MSNTEHQPASGLDRILTLELARVAERAAVSAARLRGHGDEMAADQAAVDAMRRELNRLPIDGTVVIGEGERDEAPMLYIGENVGTKQGPKVDIALDPLEGTTICAKNLPNSLAVIALAPEGDLLNAPDSYMDKIAIGPGYSDGLIDLDAPIADNLAAVAKEKGVKIEEVTACVLDRPRHARLIEEIRATGAAIRLIGDGDVAGVIHTTDAEETGIDLYAGIGGAPEGVLAAAALRCIGGQMQSRLVITRDEQVERAHRMGIDDIKKKYTLEEMAGPDVLFAATGVTDGNMLQGVRFGRNHITTHTVVMRSSTGTVRYIKAQHTQLEKFHLD, from the coding sequence ATGTCCAACACAGAACACCAGCCAGCCAGCGGGCTTGACCGTATCCTGACATTGGAACTGGCGCGTGTTGCCGAAAGAGCAGCAGTGTCAGCCGCCCGGTTGCGCGGTCATGGCGACGAAATGGCCGCAGACCAGGCGGCTGTTGATGCGATGCGCCGGGAATTGAACCGCCTCCCGATTGATGGCACGGTGGTGATCGGGGAAGGCGAGCGCGACGAAGCTCCGATGCTCTATATCGGCGAAAATGTCGGCACGAAGCAAGGACCGAAGGTCGACATCGCCTTGGATCCGCTGGAAGGCACCACCATCTGCGCAAAAAATCTGCCGAACTCTTTGGCTGTCATCGCGTTGGCTCCGGAAGGAGATCTTCTGAATGCACCGGACAGCTACATGGACAAGATTGCGATCGGTCCTGGCTATTCGGATGGCCTGATTGATCTGGATGCACCGATTGCAGACAACCTGGCCGCTGTTGCCAAGGAAAAAGGTGTTAAGATCGAAGAAGTCACGGCCTGTGTGCTCGACCGTCCGCGGCATGCTCGCCTGATTGAAGAAATCCGGGCGACCGGTGCAGCGATCCGCCTCATCGGCGACGGCGATGTCGCCGGTGTAATCCACACAACCGATGCGGAAGAGACCGGCATCGACCTTTATGCCGGCATTGGCGGCGCACCGGAAGGTGTTCTCGCTGCTGCGGCCCTGCGCTGTATCGGCGGTCAAATGCAGTCCCGTCTGGTGATCACCCGCGATGAACAAGTCGAGCGCGCGCACCGCATGGGCATCGACGACATCAAGAAGAAGTATACGCTGGAAGAAATGGCTGGTCCGGACGTTTTGTTCGCGGCAACCGGCGTAACCGACGGCAACATGCTGCAGGGGGTCCGGTTCGGTCGTAACCACATCACCACGCACACTGTGGTCATGCGGTCTTCAACCGGCACTGTTCGCTACATCAAGGCCCAGCACACTCAGCTGGAAAAATTCCACCTGGACTAA
- the recJ gene encoding single-stranded-DNA-specific exonuclease RecJ, which yields MLTGFGEDEKGRLVLGVARSANDNAWRERLSAAETRAAMAISQQHGLPDVLSRVMAARGVAAADASAFLEPSLKTLMPDPSSLVDMDAAVARVADAVQTGKKIAIFGDYDVDGATSSAVLANYLQWLGLDPVIHIPDRIIEGYGPNGPAIENLQAGGAELLITLDCGSTSFEAFETAKKLNLDVVVIDHHQVGETLPEVRALVNPNRQDDLSGQGHLAAVGVTFLFIVGLNRELRQRGAFSGRQAPDLMALLDLVALGTVCDVVPLQGLNRAYVTRGLAVMHQRQNHGLTALSDTARVSGKPAPYHLGFLIGPRINAGGRIGDAALGARLLTTADPHEARAIAERLDQLNTERQAMEAVMLEQAGAEAAIAIEHRDPAVLLTGSNDWHPGIVGLIASRLKEAHRRPAFAIAYDETGKGTGSGRSINGVDLGKAVRKAVDDGLLEKGGGHAMAAGLTVRQEKAADLEAFFNDVLKDDVEAATAHRELKIDAALTATGANLDLMNMLEKAGPYGAGHSEPVFAFPAHRISFADVVGKGHVRATLAAGDGTALKGICFKAEDKPHGQMLLEGRGRNLHVAGTLSIDTWQGTPKVQLRILDVADPQKTRL from the coding sequence ATGCTGACAGGATTTGGCGAAGACGAAAAAGGGCGCCTCGTACTCGGGGTTGCCCGCTCCGCCAATGACAATGCATGGCGGGAGCGCCTGAGCGCGGCTGAAACACGCGCCGCCATGGCGATCTCGCAGCAGCACGGGCTGCCCGATGTTTTGTCCCGTGTCATGGCAGCGCGTGGTGTTGCCGCTGCGGATGCTTCAGCGTTTCTCGAACCATCCCTCAAGACCTTGATGCCGGACCCGAGCAGTCTCGTCGACATGGACGCGGCCGTCGCTCGCGTGGCCGATGCGGTCCAGACAGGCAAGAAGATAGCGATCTTCGGCGACTACGATGTCGACGGAGCCACCTCGTCCGCGGTATTGGCAAACTATCTCCAGTGGCTGGGTCTCGATCCGGTGATCCACATTCCGGACCGGATCATTGAGGGGTACGGACCAAATGGACCTGCAATTGAAAACCTTCAGGCGGGCGGTGCGGAACTGCTGATCACGCTGGATTGCGGCAGCACCTCTTTCGAAGCCTTTGAAACGGCCAAAAAACTCAATCTCGATGTTGTCGTGATCGATCATCACCAGGTCGGTGAAACGCTGCCGGAGGTCCGTGCGCTTGTGAACCCGAACCGGCAGGATGATCTGTCGGGGCAGGGGCATTTGGCGGCCGTTGGGGTCACGTTCCTGTTTATTGTCGGCCTGAACCGCGAGTTGCGTCAGCGGGGCGCTTTCAGCGGACGTCAAGCGCCGGATCTGATGGCGCTGCTGGACTTGGTGGCACTCGGCACGGTGTGCGATGTGGTGCCGCTCCAGGGCTTGAACCGCGCTTATGTAACGCGTGGGTTGGCAGTCATGCATCAGCGCCAGAACCATGGCCTAACAGCGCTGTCCGATACCGCACGGGTGAGCGGAAAACCAGCTCCCTATCATCTTGGGTTCCTCATCGGTCCGCGGATCAATGCCGGCGGCCGGATTGGTGATGCGGCTCTGGGCGCACGGCTTTTGACCACAGCAGATCCGCATGAAGCCCGCGCAATTGCAGAGCGTCTTGATCAGCTGAACACCGAGCGTCAGGCGATGGAAGCCGTGATGCTTGAACAGGCGGGAGCCGAGGCCGCGATAGCAATCGAGCATCGGGACCCAGCCGTTCTATTGACGGGATCCAACGATTGGCACCCGGGAATTGTCGGCCTGATCGCGTCGCGGCTCAAGGAAGCACATCGCCGGCCGGCGTTTGCAATCGCTTATGATGAAACCGGTAAGGGGACTGGGTCTGGACGGTCGATCAACGGCGTCGATCTCGGCAAGGCTGTCCGAAAGGCTGTCGATGACGGGCTTTTGGAAAAGGGCGGCGGACATGCCATGGCGGCAGGGTTGACGGTCCGCCAGGAAAAGGCTGCCGATCTGGAAGCCTTCTTCAACGACGTCCTAAAAGATGATGTTGAAGCTGCAACGGCGCACCGGGAATTGAAGATCGACGCAGCACTGACTGCAACGGGCGCAAACCTCGACCTGATGAATATGCTGGAAAAGGCAGGCCCTTACGGCGCGGGTCATTCCGAGCCGGTGTTTGCGTTTCCCGCGCACCGGATCTCCTTTGCCGATGTCGTGGGCAAGGGCCATGTTCGGGCGACACTTGCAGCCGGTGACGGCACTGCCCTCAAGGGGATTTGCTTCAAGGCAGAGGACAAGCCGCACGGTCAGATGCTACTGGAAGGCCGCGGTCGCAACCTTCATGTTGCGGGTACACTATCCATTGATACCTGGCAGGGCACGCCGAAAGTTCAGTTGCGCATTCTGGACGTCGCTGACCCGCAAAAGACCAGGCTCTGA
- a CDS encoding carbon-nitrogen hydrolase family protein, with product MTEYPISLWSFNLGRAPKSVAALAGMIAEGLETATSEGAKLLVLPEYLAETCLAFKPEGLRPDQEMGFLADVGEDLFPLLSELPQKTGVSLLAGTWPVKTPRGITNTAVLLTADRREIRQDKLSLTPFEQEEDIWHLVPGTELKVFELDGLKMAILICLDVEMPALSSLLAKEKVDLILVPSMTEKLSGYHRVFGCAKARAVELMCAVAACGVVGKAEGTTQNDTNVSGAALYVPCEEELEFEGVGAELQPTGGVGGEELFLTTSVPVGVIRALRDGGAEVWPGAWTAENVTLLKM from the coding sequence ATGACCGAATATCCAATTTCACTTTGGTCCTTCAATCTCGGCAGAGCGCCCAAATCTGTGGCCGCGCTCGCTGGCATGATTGCGGAGGGGCTCGAAACAGCGACGTCGGAAGGCGCGAAGCTTCTCGTCCTGCCGGAATATCTCGCCGAGACATGCCTTGCCTTCAAACCGGAAGGTTTGCGGCCAGACCAGGAAATGGGCTTCCTGGCAGATGTTGGTGAAGATCTGTTTCCGCTGCTGTCCGAATTGCCGCAAAAGACAGGCGTTTCATTGTTGGCCGGGACATGGCCGGTGAAAACGCCACGCGGGATCACAAATACAGCGGTGCTGCTGACCGCTGATCGCCGCGAAATCCGGCAGGATAAGTTGAGCCTCACACCCTTTGAGCAGGAAGAAGACATCTGGCATCTGGTGCCTGGAACAGAATTGAAGGTGTTTGAGCTGGATGGTCTGAAGATGGCCATCCTGATCTGCCTGGACGTTGAAATGCCGGCGCTGAGCAGTCTTCTTGCCAAGGAAAAGGTCGACCTGATCCTCGTACCGTCTATGACGGAGAAACTGTCCGGTTATCACCGGGTCTTCGGCTGCGCGAAGGCGCGGGCCGTCGAGCTGATGTGCGCGGTTGCCGCGTGTGGTGTTGTCGGAAAGGCGGAAGGTACGACGCAGAACGACACCAATGTTTCAGGCGCGGCGCTCTATGTGCCGTGTGAAGAAGAGCTTGAATTTGAAGGAGTTGGCGCTGAACTCCAGCCGACAGGGGGCGTCGGCGGTGAAGAATTGTTTCTCACCACGTCCGTTCCG
- a CDS encoding homoserine dehydrogenase, producing MADALKIGVAGLGTVGASVVQLLEKHAGQIERRTGRSLTVTAVSARNRTRDRGIDTSGFTWFDDPVTMAKEAELDIFVELIGGEDGPAEQSVRAALSRGVHVVTANKALIAKYGVDLARVAEENNACLNYEAAVAGGIPIVKTMRESLAGNEVSRVYGILNGTCNYILTRMEAEGISFEDCLADAQRLGYAEADPTFDIEGNDTAHKLAILTSLAFGTEIDADSIFMEGITSITTADIQAADELGFRIKLLGVAQRTDTGIEQRVHPTMVPKSSAIARIDGVLNAVAVDGDYVGEIVLVGPGAGGNATASSVVADITDIARGDQTPVLGMPATDLVPYERARMRLHEGGYYIRLSVYDRPGAFGEIARCMGDAGISLESIVQKRAAAEDRDRDSADAPQPVILITYETTEIAIKEALDVVMSKGVVAEQPQMIRIEKLK from the coding sequence ATGGCAGACGCATTGAAAATCGGCGTGGCCGGCCTTGGAACGGTCGGTGCGTCCGTGGTGCAACTCCTGGAAAAGCACGCTGGCCAGATCGAACGCAGGACCGGCCGGTCTTTGACGGTTACAGCTGTCAGCGCCCGGAACCGGACCCGGGACCGGGGAATTGATACAAGCGGGTTCACCTGGTTCGATGATCCAGTGACCATGGCCAAGGAAGCTGAGCTCGATATTTTTGTTGAGCTGATTGGCGGAGAAGACGGACCGGCCGAGCAAAGTGTTCGCGCAGCGCTCAGCCGCGGTGTGCATGTTGTAACTGCAAACAAGGCTCTGATTGCCAAATACGGTGTGGATCTCGCACGGGTCGCAGAGGAAAACAACGCCTGCCTCAATTATGAGGCAGCGGTCGCGGGCGGTATTCCGATCGTCAAAACCATGCGCGAGTCTCTTGCGGGCAATGAAGTCAGCCGCGTGTACGGCATCTTGAACGGCACATGCAATTACATCCTGACGCGGATGGAAGCCGAAGGCATCAGTTTCGAGGATTGCCTGGCTGATGCGCAACGTCTTGGCTATGCGGAAGCGGATCCGACCTTCGACATTGAAGGCAACGACACGGCACACAAGCTGGCGATCCTAACAAGCCTTGCCTTTGGCACCGAGATTGATGCCGACAGCATTTTCATGGAAGGCATTACTTCCATTACCACGGCCGATATCCAGGCTGCTGACGAGCTCGGTTTCCGGATCAAGCTGCTTGGTGTTGCGCAGCGCACCGACACTGGGATCGAACAGCGCGTTCACCCGACAATGGTACCGAAATCGTCCGCGATTGCACGGATCGACGGCGTTCTGAACGCTGTTGCCGTCGACGGTGATTACGTCGGTGAGATCGTGCTTGTTGGTCCGGGTGCCGGCGGAAATGCGACAGCGTCTTCGGTGGTCGCCGACATCACAGACATTGCCCGCGGCGATCAAACTCCCGTTCTTGGCATGCCGGCAACAGATCTGGTTCCGTATGAGCGGGCCCGGATGCGCCTTCACGAGGGAGGCTATTACATACGCTTGTCGGTCTACGATCGCCCGGGCGCGTTCGGCGAGATTGCCCGCTGCATGGGCGATGCCGGTATTTCGCTTGAGTCCATCGTTCAAAAACGGGCTGCGGCAGAAGACAGAGACCGCGACAGTGCGGATGCGCCGCAGCCGGTCATCCTGATCACCTATGAAACAACCGAGATCGCCATCAAAGAAGCGCTGGATGTGGTCATGTCGAAAGGCGTGGTCGCAGAACAGCCGCAGATGATCCGGATCGAAAAACTGAAGTAA
- a CDS encoding LL-diaminopimelate aminotransferase, producing MEEFHKIKRLPPYVFEQVNRLKAKARAAGADIIDLGMGNPDLATPQHIVDKLTEVVQDPRSHRYSASKGIQGLRKAQASYYGRRFGVKLDPDTQVIATLGSKEGFANMAQAISAPGDVILSPNPSYPIHTFGFLMAGASIRNIPAEPNSSFFEALERAVIHSVPKPIAIILCYPANPTAYCADLDFYKEVVAFARKHNIFILSDLAYSEIYFGDTPPPSVLQVPGAMDVTVEFTSLSKTFSMPGWRMGFAVGNERLIGALGRVKSYLDYGAFTPIQVAATAALNGPDDCIRETRDIYKKRRDVVVESFGRAGWDIPAPEASMFCWAPIPEKFRSLGSLEFSKLLLERADVAVAPGIGFGEYGDGFVRIGLVENEQRLRQAARNVRRFLETVEQKLHNVIPLETSR from the coding sequence ATGGAGGAATTCCACAAAATCAAACGGCTCCCACCGTATGTTTTTGAACAGGTCAATCGCTTGAAAGCCAAGGCGCGAGCGGCGGGCGCGGACATCATTGATCTTGGTATGGGCAACCCGGATCTGGCAACACCGCAGCACATTGTCGACAAGCTGACCGAAGTCGTTCAGGACCCGCGCAGCCACCGGTATTCCGCTTCCAAGGGAATTCAGGGTCTGCGGAAGGCTCAGGCATCCTATTACGGCCGCCGGTTTGGCGTGAAGCTCGACCCGGACACCCAGGTCATTGCAACACTTGGCTCCAAGGAAGGCTTCGCCAATATGGCGCAAGCCATTTCCGCGCCGGGCGATGTGATCCTGAGCCCCAATCCGAGTTATCCGATCCACACGTTCGGGTTTCTGATGGCCGGCGCCTCGATCCGCAATATTCCGGCTGAACCGAACAGCAGCTTCTTTGAGGCGCTGGAGCGCGCGGTCATTCACTCTGTGCCGAAACCGATCGCTATCATTCTGTGTTATCCGGCCAACCCGACGGCGTATTGCGCGGATCTCGATTTCTATAAGGAAGTTGTGGCTTTTGCGCGCAAGCACAACATCTTCATTCTCTCGGATCTTGCCTATTCAGAGATCTACTTCGGGGATACGCCGCCGCCATCTGTTTTGCAGGTTCCTGGGGCAATGGATGTCACGGTCGAATTCACATCGCTGTCCAAGACCTTCTCCATGCCGGGCTGGCGGATGGGTTTCGCAGTTGGCAATGAGCGCCTGATTGGCGCCCTTGGACGGGTAAAGTCCTATCTTGATTATGGTGCTTTCACGCCGATTCAGGTTGCTGCGACAGCGGCGCTGAACGGTCCGGATGATTGCATCCGTGAAACCCGGGATATCTACAAGAAGCGCCGGGATGTTGTCGTTGAGAGCTTCGGCCGGGCCGGGTGGGATATTCCAGCGCCAGAAGCCAGCATGTTCTGCTGGGCCCCGATCCCGGAAAAATTCCGGTCTCTCGGTAGTCTGGAATTCTCCAAGTTGCTATTGGAACGCGCCGACGTTGCGGTTGCGCCAGGCATCGGTTTCGGAGAGTACGGCGACGGGTTTGTCCGTATTGGTCTCGTTGAAAACGAGCAGCGGTTGCGCCAGGCGGCAAGAAATGTCCGCCGGTTCCTTGAAACTGTGGAGCAAAAGCTGCACAACGTCATCCCGCTTGAGACTTCTCGCTGA